From a region of the Constantimarinum furrinae genome:
- a CDS encoding ATP-binding protein: protein MTKLFCFILLLLNAFFSVGQSIDSLKQVILTSTDSKAKIGAYKAITGHYMQSDSVLFKQYLAEGIAYTQSINDKEAELELAFQQAKKLYAAGAYKDAIDILDSILPFAKALGHLKLQASLLNYSGNAYSNLSDYTNATVQFIEYLTVAQKMPDNVQPVAMAGNNIGMAFLNMERFDQAIPYLRNSLEHQKNFDSGFKAHTYWNLGICYMEKMQYEKALEIFQLGVAEAKRKNDGYAAAGNQLCIGSVYLRQDLFEEGIAAYAQAYEMSTASNLEPFKLIEALNGLIYANNQLSRPVVASRYVMLADSITDLHKLSDLRNREFLFYKAANLLQLGRPQEADEVFNRYSKAIDSLHNVENLEIIQTKETEFRTKEKEQLLELQQADLDFQRLLITLLGVGALLLALIGILVYREQRLKIKNQKQEQSLNEALLTVENNKKLEEQRQRIAKELHDNIGSQLTYLASAAQNIGSGMNRVSNDVTQEKLTELSNFSQEAITDLRDTIWVMNRNAISWEDLTERIRYLAHKVSNTTGIAVKVEKNGDDDTPLNPAKTMDIFRIIQEAVNNAVKHSKAREIKISVITETPVVIEILDNGKGYDPSTVTTGSDGLRNMRSRATKLGALLDISTNTKGTSVRLQLP, encoded by the coding sequence ATGACTAAACTTTTTTGCTTCATCCTGTTATTACTAAATGCTTTCTTTTCTGTCGGCCAAAGTATCGACAGTCTCAAACAGGTAATTTTAACATCTACAGACAGCAAAGCGAAGATTGGAGCGTATAAGGCTATTACAGGGCATTATATGCAATCAGATTCAGTGCTTTTTAAACAATATTTAGCCGAAGGAATTGCATATACCCAAAGCATAAACGATAAAGAAGCAGAACTGGAGCTCGCATTTCAGCAAGCAAAAAAATTGTATGCTGCCGGTGCTTATAAAGATGCAATTGATATTCTCGATTCCATACTGCCTTTTGCTAAAGCTCTAGGGCATTTAAAACTGCAAGCCAGCTTGCTGAACTACAGCGGAAATGCTTATTCTAATTTGTCAGATTATACCAACGCAACCGTACAATTCATCGAATATCTCACCGTTGCCCAAAAAATGCCGGATAATGTTCAGCCAGTGGCAATGGCAGGAAATAACATTGGGATGGCGTTTTTAAATATGGAACGCTTCGATCAAGCCATTCCCTATCTTCGAAATTCACTTGAACATCAAAAAAACTTCGATTCGGGATTTAAAGCTCATACATATTGGAACCTTGGAATATGCTATATGGAGAAGATGCAATATGAAAAAGCACTCGAAATTTTTCAATTAGGAGTAGCAGAAGCCAAACGTAAAAATGACGGTTACGCAGCTGCCGGTAATCAACTGTGTATCGGCTCGGTGTACCTTCGTCAGGATCTTTTTGAAGAAGGTATCGCTGCCTATGCTCAGGCATATGAAATGAGTACTGCGTCCAATCTCGAACCGTTTAAGCTTATTGAAGCGCTTAACGGACTTATTTACGCAAATAATCAGCTGTCCCGGCCAGTGGTAGCTTCTCGCTATGTGATGTTGGCAGACAGCATTACCGATCTCCACAAGTTATCCGATCTCAGAAATAGAGAATTCCTGTTCTATAAAGCCGCAAACTTGCTGCAATTAGGCAGGCCACAAGAAGCGGATGAAGTTTTTAACAGATATTCGAAAGCCATTGATAGTTTGCACAATGTAGAAAATTTGGAAATCATACAAACCAAGGAAACTGAATTCAGAACAAAAGAAAAAGAGCAACTTCTCGAACTACAACAGGCAGATTTGGATTTTCAGCGTCTTCTCATCACGTTACTGGGTGTAGGTGCGTTGTTGCTAGCTCTGATCGGCATTCTAGTCTATCGTGAGCAACGGCTTAAAATTAAAAATCAAAAACAGGAACAATCTCTTAACGAAGCTTTACTCACCGTAGAAAACAACAAGAAACTTGAAGAACAAAGGCAACGAATAGCCAAGGAATTACACGATAATATTGGCTCTCAACTTACTTATCTCGCAAGTGCCGCACAAAATATAGGCTCCGGAATGAACAGGGTATCGAACGATGTTACTCAGGAAAAATTAACTGAACTTTCAAATTTTAGTCAGGAAGCGATTACCGACTTACGTGACACTATCTGGGTGATGAATCGAAATGCAATCTCCTGGGAAGATCTAACCGAACGCATCAGATATCTGGCTCATAAAGTTTCAAATACCACCGGAATAGCGGTTAAGGTCGAAAAAAATGGCGATGATGACACTCCACTAAATCCGGCAAAGACCATGGATATTTTTCGAATTATTCAGGAAGCTGTAAATAATGCAGTAAAGCATTCAAAAGCACGTGAAATTAAGATTAGTGTAATTACAGAGACTCCTGTTGTTATTGAGATATTAGACAATGGCAAGGGCTACGATCCGTCAACAGTTACTACAGGTAGCGACGGACTCCGGAATATGAGGTCAAGGGCAACTAAACTGGGAGCCCTATTAGATATTTCAACCAATACAAAGGGAACCAGCGTCCGGTTACAATTACCCTAG
- a CDS encoding START-like domain-containing protein, with translation MEDKIKYEMEFPIHVSPSLLYQYISTPSGMSEWYADNVNSRGEFFTFIWEGSEEKAKLLSKKSPERIKFKWLEDAETDYYFELRIQVDEITKDVSLMVTDFAEEDEVDEGKMLWENMISNLKQILGSS, from the coding sequence ATGGAGGACAAAATAAAATACGAGATGGAGTTTCCAATACATGTATCTCCCTCACTTTTATATCAGTATATTTCTACTCCTTCGGGAATGAGTGAATGGTATGCAGACAATGTAAACTCCAGAGGTGAGTTTTTTACTTTTATATGGGAAGGAAGTGAAGAAAAGGCGAAACTTCTAAGTAAAAAAAGCCCGGAACGAATAAAATTTAAATGGTTGGAAGACGCTGAAACCGATTACTATTTTGAATTGAGAATTCAGGTAGATGAAATTACGAAAGATGTTTCCTTAATGGTAACCGATTTTGCCGAAGAAGATGAGGTTGATGAAGGAAAAATGCTTTGGGAAAATATGATCTCGAATCTCAAACAGATTTTAGGTTCTTCTTAG
- a CDS encoding aminotransferase class IV translates to MVNFNGTLLENENAFLDPSNRGLHYGDALFETIKVSGGKILFWEDHYFRLMASMRILRMEIPMTFTLEFLEEQIFKTLRAKSQLSNTFRVKLLVWRKVGGKYTPKDRDVEFLISYEEITTPFYILEESFYEIELFKDHYITSGLLSTLKSNNRIINVLGSIYAEENEYDNCLLLNENKQVVEALNGNIFLVNGYKIKTPPLNDGCLNGILRKQIIAILGQMPDYILEETSVSPFELQKADELFITNVIQGIRPVSKYRKKEYSNAVVKELLAKLNVKARMG, encoded by the coding sequence ATGGTCAATTTCAACGGTACGCTTTTAGAAAATGAAAATGCATTTTTAGATCCTTCAAACCGGGGGCTTCATTATGGTGATGCCTTGTTTGAAACGATAAAAGTATCGGGAGGTAAGATCCTGTTCTGGGAAGATCATTATTTCAGACTTATGGCCTCTATGCGGATACTGCGCATGGAAATACCCATGACTTTTACGCTTGAATTTCTGGAAGAACAAATTTTTAAAACGCTTCGGGCGAAATCGCAGCTTTCAAATACATTTCGGGTTAAGTTATTGGTATGGCGTAAAGTAGGGGGTAAGTATACTCCAAAAGATCGGGATGTAGAATTCTTAATTTCCTATGAAGAGATCACCACACCTTTCTATATACTTGAGGAATCTTTTTACGAGATAGAACTTTTTAAAGATCACTATATCACTTCGGGATTGCTTTCTACCTTAAAGTCGAATAACAGGATCATTAATGTATTGGGTAGTATTTACGCTGAAGAAAACGAATACGACAATTGTTTGTTGCTCAATGAAAATAAACAGGTGGTGGAAGCTCTTAATGGAAACATCTTCCTCGTTAATGGCTATAAGATCAAGACTCCTCCGTTGAACGATGGTTGTTTAAATGGTATTCTTCGAAAACAGATCATTGCTATTTTAGGGCAGATGCCCGACTATATATTAGAGGAAACTTCTGTCTCTCCTTTTGAGTTGCAAAAGGCAGATGAACTGTTTATCACGAATGTGATTCAAGGAATACGCCCCGTCTCTAAATACCGAAAAAAGGAATATTCCAATGCGGTCGTTAAAGAATTACTCGCTAAACTGAATGTAAAGGCAAGGATGGGTTAG
- a CDS encoding YqgE/AlgH family protein, whose translation MTTLKPEKGVLLVAEPSIIGDVSFNRSVVLLAEYNVEGSVGFILNKPLKYKLKDFIPEINCNLPVYNGGPVEQDNLYFIHRIPELIPDSVEISNGIYWGGDFNAILGLLENDSLKKDQIRFFLGYSGWASEQLEQELEVNSWVVVPNNYKNEILGKSYSNFWKEKMIEFGGDYVIWSNAPENPTYN comes from the coding sequence ATGACTACGTTAAAACCTGAAAAAGGAGTTCTTCTGGTCGCTGAACCTTCTATAATCGGCGATGTTTCCTTTAATAGGTCTGTGGTGTTATTAGCCGAATATAATGTAGAAGGTTCGGTTGGCTTTATTCTCAACAAACCGCTTAAATACAAACTCAAGGATTTTATCCCTGAAATTAATTGTAATCTGCCCGTGTATAATGGCGGACCCGTAGAACAGGATAATTTATATTTTATTCATCGCATACCGGAACTCATTCCGGATAGTGTAGAAATAAGCAACGGTATCTACTGGGGTGGAGATTTTAATGCTATATTAGGATTGCTGGAGAATGACAGCTTAAAAAAAGATCAGATACGTTTCTTTTTAGGGTACTCAGGTTGGGCGAGTGAACAATTAGAACAGGAACTGGAAGTGAATAGCTGGGTGGTTGTGCCTAATAATTACAAGAATGAAATCCTAGGTAAATCCTACAGCAATTTTTGGAAGGAAAAAATGATCGAATTTGGAGGAGATTATGTGATCTGGTCAAATGCCCCTGAAAATCCAACCTACAACTAA
- a CDS encoding HU family DNA-binding protein: MNKSDLIDGMAEDAGITKAAAKKALESFLGNVEKSLKKGKRVSLVGFGSWSVSRRAAREGRNPQTGKTIKIAAKNVVKFKAGSDLQNSVN; the protein is encoded by the coding sequence ATGAACAAATCAGATTTAATCGACGGAATGGCTGAAGATGCCGGAATCACAAAAGCTGCTGCAAAAAAAGCACTTGAATCTTTCTTAGGAAATGTAGAAAAATCTCTTAAAAAAGGTAAAAGAGTTTCTTTAGTAGGTTTTGGTTCTTGGTCAGTTTCCAGAAGAGCTGCTAGAGAAGGAAGAAACCCACAAACCGGTAAAACTATTAAAATCGCTGCAAAAAATGTAGTAAAATTTAAAGCGGGATCGGATTTACAAAACAGTGTAAACTAA
- the fmt gene encoding methionyl-tRNA formyltransferase, producing the protein MKDARIVFMGTPYFAVGVLKKLIEEEKRVVGVITAPDRPSGRGQKVTPSAVKEYALSQNIPVLQPTNLKSEEFLNKLKSLQADLQIVVAFRMLPKVVWSMPKYGTFNLHASLLPQYRGAAPINWAIINSEEKTGVTTFFIDEKIDTGAIILSEEIEIDPRETAETLHDKLLFLGSELVIDTVELIATGDVKTTPQPETGIIKEAPKLTTENTRINWNNSGEQIDAFIRGLSPYPVAWTILVDKGEELKVKIYEAKYRAETHSEESGHLSSSKKEMKIAVKDGYLYIKEIQLPGKRKMDVAALLNGYSFTKEAKMV; encoded by the coding sequence ATGAAAGATGCAAGGATCGTATTTATGGGTACTCCATACTTCGCTGTAGGCGTACTCAAAAAACTCATAGAGGAAGAAAAGCGCGTCGTTGGGGTTATCACTGCACCCGACCGACCATCCGGCAGAGGTCAGAAGGTAACACCATCTGCCGTAAAAGAATACGCTCTGTCACAAAACATTCCTGTACTACAACCCACGAATTTGAAGAGCGAAGAATTTTTGAATAAGCTAAAATCCTTACAGGCCGATCTTCAAATCGTAGTTGCCTTCAGAATGCTTCCAAAAGTGGTATGGTCTATGCCTAAATATGGCACTTTTAATCTGCACGCATCCCTATTACCTCAATATCGTGGGGCTGCGCCAATTAACTGGGCGATTATAAATTCGGAAGAAAAAACAGGAGTTACCACTTTTTTTATTGACGAAAAGATCGATACCGGGGCAATAATTCTTTCTGAAGAAATTGAGATCGACCCAAGAGAAACGGCTGAAACTTTGCACGACAAGCTCTTATTCTTGGGAAGCGAGCTCGTTATAGACACCGTAGAACTCATTGCCACCGGAGATGTAAAAACCACTCCGCAACCGGAAACCGGAATAATAAAAGAAGCTCCTAAGCTTACAACGGAAAACACGCGGATTAATTGGAATAATTCGGGAGAGCAAATAGATGCATTTATAAGGGGATTGTCACCCTATCCGGTGGCCTGGACTATACTTGTAGACAAGGGAGAAGAATTGAAGGTGAAAATATATGAAGCGAAATATAGAGCTGAGACTCATTCTGAAGAATCAGGTCATCTGTCCTCTTCAAAAAAGGAGATGAAAATTGCGGTAAAAGACGGGTACCTATATATTAAGGAGATTCAACTCCCCGGAAAGCGGAAAATGGATGTTGCAGCACTTTTAAACGGTTACAGTTTTACAAAAGAAGCCAAAATGGTGTAA
- a CDS encoding RecQ family ATP-dependent DNA helicase codes for MSISQHLLLKYWGHASFKSMQEEIINSVLDGKDTVALLPTGGGKSICFQIPALAQEGICIVVSPLVALMTDQVKNLKEKGIKALAISGGISTDELRTLLDNAIFGNYKFLYVSPERLQQEMVQYAIREMKVNLIAVDEAHCISQWGNDFRPAYKNITQLRTIHPLVPVIALTATATPEVLEDTITSLKMELPKIFKESFYRDNLAYEVLKEDDKLYRIEQLLKDNQGSAIVYVRSRSTAVETCKHLNALGIPSAFYHGGIAATEKNKKLEQWKARTTPTIVATNAFGMGIDNPNVNIVIHSQLPESIESYFQEAGRAGRNDAPARAVLIYNDFDKTLVKKQFVDALPDQNDLKLLYNKLNNYFQISYGEGEYSEHNFNFSDFCSTYDLNSLLTFNGLNTLDRLGVIQLSKSFGRKTIAQFLIPSESLLNYFEKDMRSSVIGKTMLRIYGGIFETPTPVNIDMIAKKTGQSVSVVIATLKKMEHDQVLTLNINETDASITFLVPREDDRTINRMARDVSELNAKKAAQVAAVLNYIENNQECRSVQLLRYFGETGIGACGKCSVCTSEETKLTRAQLKDLAKQIVQLLKESPMTSRKISETLTFTENNIIIVLNALLDSGKVRLNAKNQFQLNE; via the coding sequence TTGAGTATCTCCCAACATCTTCTTTTAAAGTACTGGGGCCATGCTTCCTTTAAATCCATGCAGGAAGAGATCATTAACTCGGTGCTGGATGGCAAAGATACCGTTGCCTTATTGCCCACCGGCGGTGGGAAATCGATCTGTTTTCAGATCCCTGCGCTTGCGCAGGAAGGCATCTGTATCGTAGTCTCACCTTTAGTTGCATTGATGACAGATCAGGTTAAGAACCTAAAGGAAAAGGGAATAAAAGCATTGGCGATAAGCGGGGGCATTTCAACAGATGAATTGCGAACCTTGCTCGACAATGCCATTTTCGGAAATTACAAATTCCTGTATGTTTCTCCAGAGCGTCTTCAGCAGGAAATGGTGCAATACGCCATTCGTGAAATGAAAGTTAATCTCATTGCTGTAGACGAAGCTCATTGTATATCGCAATGGGGAAATGATTTTAGACCTGCCTATAAAAACATAACCCAACTGCGCACTATTCATCCACTCGTGCCAGTTATTGCATTAACGGCCACCGCTACCCCTGAAGTACTTGAAGATACGATCACTTCTCTAAAAATGGAACTTCCAAAAATCTTTAAAGAGTCATTTTATCGCGATAATCTAGCCTACGAAGTACTTAAGGAAGATGACAAACTTTATAGAATAGAACAATTGTTGAAGGACAACCAGGGCTCGGCCATCGTTTATGTTAGAAGCAGGAGTACGGCAGTTGAAACTTGTAAACATCTCAATGCCCTTGGAATTCCTTCAGCCTTCTACCACGGAGGAATTGCCGCAACCGAAAAAAATAAGAAGCTCGAGCAATGGAAAGCGAGAACTACGCCAACCATAGTCGCTACCAATGCATTTGGAATGGGTATCGACAATCCTAACGTGAATATAGTGATCCACAGTCAGTTGCCCGAAAGCATAGAAAGTTACTTTCAGGAAGCCGGACGCGCAGGAAGGAATGATGCCCCGGCGCGCGCCGTCCTTATATATAATGATTTTGACAAAACGCTGGTAAAAAAGCAATTTGTCGATGCCCTCCCCGATCAAAACGATCTCAAACTCCTATATAACAAGCTCAATAATTATTTTCAGATTTCCTATGGAGAGGGTGAATACAGTGAGCACAATTTTAATTTTTCAGATTTCTGCAGCACCTATGACTTAAACTCATTACTCACTTTTAATGGTTTAAATACTTTGGACCGACTTGGAGTTATTCAATTATCTAAATCCTTCGGAAGAAAAACCATCGCACAATTTTTAATTCCTTCAGAAAGCTTACTGAATTATTTCGAAAAAGATATGAGGAGTTCGGTAATAGGAAAGACGATGTTACGGATCTATGGTGGAATTTTTGAAACCCCTACTCCGGTTAATATCGACATGATCGCAAAAAAGACGGGCCAAAGTGTTTCCGTGGTCATTGCAACGCTGAAGAAGATGGAACATGATCAGGTACTAACACTCAATATTAACGAAACCGACGCATCCATCACGTTTTTGGTACCGCGGGAAGATGATAGAACCATCAACCGTATGGCGCGGGATGTTTCAGAGCTTAATGCAAAAAAAGCGGCTCAGGTTGCTGCTGTTTTAAACTATATTGAAAATAATCAGGAATGTAGAAGTGTTCAGTTGCTGCGTTACTTTGGAGAAACGGGAATTGGAGCCTGTGGTAAATGCTCGGTATGTACTTCCGAAGAAACCAAATTAACAAGGGCACAGTTAAAAGACCTCGCAAAACAGATCGTGCAATTACTTAAAGAATCACCCATGACCTCAAGAAAAATTTCTGAAACCCTTACTTTTACAGAAAACAATATAATTATTGTCCTCAACGCATTATTGGATAGCGGAAAGGTGAGGTTAAACGCTAAAAATCAATTCCAGTTGAACGAATGA
- a CDS encoding AAA family ATPase, giving the protein MKTKRIVIIGGPGSGKTTLIEHLENQGYSCMHEISRQVILDAQQEGIAQLFLENPILFSEKLLEGRLTQFNEAETFDDEFLFYDRGMPDVTAYMDYINAHYPNKFDEICEQHRYDGIYLLPPWKEIYTQDNERYESYEQAEKIYTFLLKGYQKYGYTVHEVPIGDVEFRENYIINHLNSTF; this is encoded by the coding sequence TTGAAAACCAAAAGAATTGTGATCATTGGTGGACCCGGATCGGGAAAAACCACGCTTATAGAACATCTGGAAAATCAAGGTTATTCCTGTATGCACGAAATATCGAGACAGGTTATTCTCGACGCTCAGCAGGAAGGCATAGCACAACTCTTTCTCGAAAACCCGATACTGTTCAGTGAAAAACTATTGGAAGGGCGGTTAACACAGTTTAATGAAGCTGAAACTTTTGATGATGAATTTCTCTTTTACGATAGAGGGATGCCCGATGTTACCGCTTATATGGATTATATCAATGCGCACTACCCTAACAAATTCGATGAGATCTGCGAGCAACATCGCTATGATGGAATTTATCTTCTTCCACCGTGGAAAGAGATCTATACTCAAGATAATGAGCGATATGAATCCTATGAACAGGCAGAGAAGATTTATACTTTTTTACTAAAGGGTTATCAGAAATACGGATATACGGTACACGAGGTTCCTATTGGCGATGTTGAATTCCGGGAGAACTATATCATAAATCACCTTAATTCTACATTTTGA
- a CDS encoding DUF493 family protein, with product MKQDKKTSEFYDRLRQQLQDDTQWPSQYLYKFIVPSSHEKIAEIEAVFDGTDAFINTRDSSKGNYTSVSVKVTMDSPESVIEKYLEVSKVEGVISL from the coding sequence ATGAAACAAGATAAAAAGACTTCAGAATTCTATGATCGTTTACGACAGCAGTTGCAAGATGACACGCAATGGCCGTCACAATATCTTTATAAGTTTATAGTGCCATCGTCTCATGAAAAAATAGCAGAGATCGAGGCGGTATTTGATGGCACCGATGCATTTATAAACACTCGCGATTCCTCAAAAGGAAACTACACCAGTGTTTCGGTAAAAGTTACAATGGACTCTCCCGAATCGGTCATTGAAAAATATCTCGAAGTTTCTAAGGTTGAAGGTGTGATTTCTTTATAA
- a CDS encoding DUF4290 domain-containing protein has product MIENLEYNTERPYLIIPEYGRHIQKMVDHAISLDDKDERNKVAKSIIAVMGNLNPHLRDVPDFQHKLWDQLFIISDFKLDVDSPYGKPSKEELMERPQPLEYPQNFPKYRFYGNNIKRMIDVANSWEDGEKKEGLVLTIANHMKKCFLNWNKDTVEDDVIFKHLYELSEGKINLKNSDEDLSDPSDLMKNKKRFTNSNSNSGKKNYKGNRGRKRY; this is encoded by the coding sequence TTGATAGAAAATTTAGAATACAATACCGAACGCCCTTATCTCATTATACCCGAATACGGACGACATATTCAGAAAATGGTAGACCATGCTATTTCTTTAGATGATAAAGACGAGCGAAATAAAGTGGCAAAGAGCATCATCGCGGTTATGGGAAATCTAAACCCTCACCTCCGTGATGTACCCGATTTCCAACACAAACTATGGGATCAATTGTTTATTATATCCGACTTTAAACTGGATGTAGATTCTCCCTACGGGAAACCTTCAAAGGAAGAATTGATGGAACGGCCACAGCCTTTGGAATACCCTCAAAATTTCCCCAAATACCGATTCTATGGGAACAATATCAAGCGAATGATCGATGTGGCCAATAGCTGGGAGGACGGTGAAAAGAAAGAAGGTCTGGTCTTAACCATCGCCAATCATATGAAAAAATGTTTTCTTAACTGGAACAAGGACACGGTTGAGGATGATGTTATATTTAAACATCTGTATGAGCTGTCTGAAGGGAAAATTAACCTTAAGAACAGCGATGAAGATCTTTCCGATCCTTCCGACCTTATGAAAAATAAAAAACGTTTTACAAACAGTAATAGTAACAGCGGTAAAAAGAACTACAAAGGGAACCGCGGACGAAAGCGTTACTAA
- the murA gene encoding UDP-N-acetylglucosamine 1-carboxyvinyltransferase, whose translation MATFQIEGGHKLKGEITPQGAKNEALQILCAVLLTSEEVIIENIPDIRDVNKLITILKNLGVKTEKIAKGTYSFKADAPDLAYLESELFKEEGSSLRGSIMIVGPLLARFGKGYIPRPGGDKIGRRRLDTHFEGFINLGATFRYNKEERFYGVEAPNGLTGTYMLLDQASVTGTANIVMAAVLAKGTTTIYNAACEPYLQQLCKMLNSMGAKISGVGSNLLIIEGVERLGGCKHRILPDMIEIGSWIGLAAMTRSEITIKDVSWNNLGLIPDTFRKLGITLEQKGDDIFIPSQDSYEIQGYIDGSILTVADAPWPGFTPDLLSIVLVVCTQAKGSVLIHQKMFESRLFFVDKLIDMGAKIILCDPHRATVIGHNFQSTLKATTMVSPDIRAGISLLIAALSAKGTSTIHNIEQIDRGYENIDERLRAIGAKITRSEP comes from the coding sequence ATGGCAACTTTTCAAATTGAAGGCGGGCACAAACTGAAAGGAGAGATTACTCCACAGGGTGCTAAAAATGAAGCCTTACAAATTTTATGCGCAGTACTTTTAACTTCTGAAGAAGTAATTATAGAAAACATTCCCGATATCCGTGATGTCAACAAACTCATCACCATACTTAAGAATCTGGGAGTTAAAACCGAAAAGATAGCAAAGGGTACATACTCGTTTAAAGCGGATGCACCCGACCTTGCATATTTAGAATCTGAACTATTTAAAGAAGAGGGAAGTTCCTTACGGGGTTCCATTATGATAGTAGGTCCGCTACTTGCTCGTTTCGGCAAAGGGTATATCCCTCGACCGGGAGGCGATAAAATTGGCCGACGAAGACTAGATACCCACTTTGAAGGATTTATCAATCTAGGTGCAACATTCAGATATAATAAAGAGGAACGCTTTTATGGCGTTGAAGCTCCTAACGGTTTAACGGGGACGTATATGTTGCTCGATCAGGCATCTGTAACGGGTACGGCCAATATTGTAATGGCAGCGGTGTTAGCAAAAGGTACGACGACTATTTACAATGCTGCTTGTGAACCCTATTTGCAACAGCTTTGTAAGATGCTTAACTCCATGGGAGCTAAGATTTCAGGAGTAGGATCAAATCTCCTAATTATAGAAGGTGTGGAGCGCCTGGGTGGATGTAAACATCGAATTCTTCCCGATATGATAGAAATTGGTAGTTGGATTGGATTGGCTGCCATGACGCGTAGTGAGATCACAATAAAGGATGTTAGCTGGAACAATTTAGGTCTTATCCCAGATACCTTTAGAAAATTGGGAATTACCTTAGAACAAAAAGGTGATGACATTTTCATCCCCTCTCAGGACAGCTATGAAATTCAGGGGTATATCGACGGATCGATACTTACGGTGGCCGATGCGCCCTGGCCCGGATTCACACCGGATCTGCTAAGTATCGTTCTTGTAGTGTGTACGCAGGCTAAAGGTAGTGTGCTCATACATCAGAAAATGTTTGAAAGCCGATTGTTCTTTGTCGATAAATTGATAGATATGGGAGCTAAGATCATTCTGTGTGATCCGCATCGCGCTACAGTTATTGGGCATAATTTCCAGTCGACGTTAAAAGCGACAACGATGGTATCTCCCGATATCCGTGCGGGTATTTCTTTGCTTATAGCAGCCTTATCAGCAAAAGGAACCAGCACCATTCACAATATCGAACAGATCGATCGAGGATATGAAAATATAGACGAGCGATTAAGAGCAATAGGAGCGAAGATCACAAGATCGGAACCCTAA
- a CDS encoding (4Fe-4S)-binding protein, protein MLMETYKNEFTNGEITVTYEPRKCIHAEKCAKGLSEVFRTTVIPWINLDGAASQRIISQVKKCPSGALSYCKTPKMTVVK, encoded by the coding sequence ATGCTTATGGAAACCTACAAGAATGAGTTCACCAATGGTGAAATTACCGTAACCTACGAGCCCAGAAAATGCATTCATGCCGAAAAATGTGCAAAGGGTCTTTCCGAAGTCTTTAGAACGACAGTTATTCCCTGGATCAATTTGGATGGAGCAGCATCACAGCGGATCATTTCACAGGTAAAAAAATGTCCTTCGGGAGCATTGAGCTACTGCAAGACCCCTAAAATGACTGTTGTTAAATAA